In Leptospira harrisiae, one genomic interval encodes:
- a CDS encoding DMT family transporter, which produces MSWILLLIAGLFEVLFAFCLGKTKDTIGTETYFWYLGFLISLIISMGLLIKVTQTLPIGTSYAVWTGIGAIGTVVIGILFFKEPMEFWRLFFLFTLVLSVVGLKFVSH; this is translated from the coding sequence AGTTGGATTTTACTTTTAATTGCAGGTCTTTTTGAAGTTTTATTTGCATTTTGTTTAGGAAAAACAAAAGACACTATCGGAACAGAAACCTACTTTTGGTATTTGGGTTTTCTAATTTCGCTAATCATCAGCATGGGTTTACTCATTAAAGTAACTCAAACGTTACCGATAGGAACTAGTTATGCAGTATGGACTGGAATTGGTGCCATAGGAACAGTAGTGATTGGAATTCTATTTTTCAAAGAGCCAATGGAATTTTGGAGATTGTTTTTCCTTTTTACATTAGTTTTATCTGTTGTTGGTTTAAAATTTGTTTCTCACTAA
- a CDS encoding LIC_13387 family protein has translation MKSKWRLYTAVGLMIFFLIGHTIGSLTRKDLKLENSIQTLHAMETTLVELPGGLSDHTVDEFYQGMSLSLDISILLVISILTICLTDGQLPVRSKSRILLFAFLWTISVSILSFRYIFPVPAFTCLFTAILLAMEWYIVYFKSERI, from the coding sequence ATGAAATCTAAATGGAGACTTTACACTGCAGTAGGATTAATGATTTTTTTTCTTATTGGTCATACAATCGGCAGCCTTACTCGGAAGGATTTAAAATTAGAAAACTCAATTCAAACCCTGCATGCTATGGAAACAACACTTGTCGAACTCCCTGGTGGATTATCCGATCATACAGTTGACGAATTTTATCAAGGTATGAGTCTTTCATTGGATATTTCTATCCTACTCGTCATCAGTATTTTAACAATTTGTTTAACTGATGGGCAACTACCGGTTCGGTCCAAAAGTCGAATTTTATTATTTGCATTTCTTTGGACTATAAGCGTTTCGATTTTAAGTTTTCGTTATATCTTTCCGGTACCAGCTTTTACTTGTCTTTTCACCGCAATACTATTGGCAATGGAGTGGTATATAGTTTACTTTAAATCTGAAAGGATTTAA
- a CDS encoding MepB family protein, producing the protein MKQSSSLENTSQPFLNNIQRCLFDPLKLIIQDVSLEKESGEYNACHFRCKKILFSFRKAKVTPKKIGQFVTLWKRSVKGPIEPYRFNDKMDIYIIETSYKNRIGHFLFTKDILNEHGILLGKFEGKRGFRVYPSWDKPNNKQGTATQKWQLPFFIESTDDKVNLAALKIQLEVFIK; encoded by the coding sequence ATGAAACAATCCTCCTCACTTGAAAATACAAGCCAGCCATTTTTAAATAATATTCAAAGGTGTTTATTTGATCCTCTGAAATTAATCATCCAAGATGTCAGCTTAGAAAAAGAAAGCGGCGAATACAATGCCTGCCACTTTCGTTGTAAAAAAATACTTTTCTCTTTTAGAAAGGCAAAAGTCACTCCGAAAAAAATTGGGCAATTTGTAACTTTATGGAAACGAAGTGTAAAAGGTCCGATAGAACCTTATCGCTTTAATGACAAAATGGATATATACATTATAGAAACATCATATAAAAATCGAATTGGTCATTTTCTTTTTACCAAAGACATATTAAATGAACACGGAATCCTTTTGGGAAAATTTGAAGGCAAAAGAGGATTTAGAGTTTATCCTTCGTGGGATAAACCAAATAACAAACAAGGAACTGCCACACAAAAATGGCAGCTCCCCTTTTTTATTGAATCAACTGATGATAAAGTTAATTTGGCAGCTTTGAAAATTCAATTAGAGGTTTTTATAAAATAA
- a CDS encoding helix-turn-helix domain-containing protein → MKLISLKIRPELTQIIESIWWFESGIGIPSSDSSIVVPHSSAKLIVPVCGKLKTEEFDLTREYPISKILVTGIWDHPVSIRSSENQINTLILRLTTTGGYQIFPFPLYESTNKIIYFSDIYGKSANDLEERISNSNDPYWISDCIQEFLIHSKKILSRENRIVNYVVGQIQLQKGQYSIQDIFDDIGYTKRYIDKLFQSYVGVSPKLISSIERFQSIYKSWAKTDILHFQKLGLLDLYYDQSHFIKEFKKYTGHSPSQFSAKENQFGKLFYKNL, encoded by the coding sequence TTGAAATTAATTTCTCTTAAAATAAGACCGGAGCTGACTCAGATTATCGAAAGTATCTGGTGGTTTGAAAGTGGGATCGGCATTCCAAGCTCTGATAGTTCAATTGTTGTCCCACACAGTAGCGCAAAGTTGATCGTTCCTGTTTGTGGAAAACTAAAGACAGAGGAATTTGACTTAACAAGAGAATACCCAATATCTAAGATTTTGGTAACTGGAATATGGGATCATCCAGTTTCAATTCGGTCATCAGAAAATCAAATCAATACACTTATCCTCCGATTGACCACTACGGGTGGTTATCAAATCTTTCCATTTCCATTATATGAATCAACCAATAAGATAATATATTTCTCCGATATTTATGGAAAATCAGCAAACGATTTAGAAGAAAGAATTAGTAACAGTAACGATCCATATTGGATTTCTGATTGTATTCAAGAATTCTTAATCCACTCAAAAAAAATATTAAGTAGAGAAAATCGAATCGTGAATTATGTAGTTGGTCAAATACAGTTACAAAAAGGGCAGTATTCCATACAGGATATTTTTGATGATATAGGATACACTAAACGTTATATTGACAAATTGTTTCAGTCTTATGTCGGAGTTTCACCAAAGTTGATTTCATCCATTGAGAGATTTCAATCAATTTACAAATCATGGGCGAAAACAGACATCCTTCATTTTCAGAAACTTGGTTTGTTAGATTTATACTACGATCAGTCGCATTTTATTAAAGAATTTAAAAAATACACTGGCCATAGCCCCAGTCAATTTAGTGCGAAGGAGAATCAATTTGGTAAATTATTTTATAAAAACCTCTAA